Proteins from a single region of Streptomyces sp. TN58:
- a CDS encoding PKD domain-containing protein, with protein sequence MRSRRLVISVAVIAATLGLAPGIAQAAEPVAPGVSAPAVDLAKAAAPSLKTFKSPAERSVRTALPGAKGGVAAQQAAGNPDLALVLNAAATTAHAFDLETTVISADSTLKVTVDWGDGSTDGLDAYGSTVLKSSHTYAELGEYTVKVTVTDAANQAEVANTFQLQTAGSDFVAYAPTRLLDTRNGTGAVQGKVAPYGSTRVKVGGNGGIPEGVTAVALNVTVTNTTSAGHITAFAEGTEQPTTSNVNFEAGQTVPNLVIVPVGKNGYVELANRGSQSVDLIADVTGYFTRTEAGGYTPVTPVRFVDTREGLGTARGQVPGQQTFGTRIGGLRGVPEGVTAVALNVTVTNPREAGHLSVFPGGGTVPITSNVNFTAGQTVANAVIVPVGKDGSISVRNGAWAGTDVIVDVVGYYSRDSKASYMPITSVRLLDTRDPRWPHGPMQGRGYVWQALSADEPGIAGYVLNTTVTNTAGTGFLSVAPDPNTRDQYRNGQQVFPARPTASTLNWTAGKTVPNLVQAGAGNNGIVDFWNQGWDNADLVVDIFGYYESN encoded by the coding sequence GTGCGCAGTCGCCGTCTCGTGATATCCGTCGCCGTCATCGCGGCAACCCTTGGTCTCGCGCCGGGCATCGCCCAGGCCGCGGAGCCGGTCGCGCCGGGGGTGAGCGCACCCGCCGTGGACCTGGCCAAAGCCGCGGCACCGAGCCTGAAGACCTTCAAGAGCCCCGCGGAACGATCCGTACGCACGGCCCTGCCGGGCGCCAAAGGCGGCGTCGCCGCCCAGCAGGCGGCCGGCAACCCGGACCTGGCCCTCGTCCTGAACGCCGCGGCCACCACGGCCCACGCGTTCGACCTGGAGACCACCGTCATCAGCGCCGACTCCACGCTGAAGGTCACCGTCGACTGGGGCGACGGCAGCACCGACGGCCTGGACGCGTACGGATCGACCGTCCTGAAGAGCAGCCACACCTACGCGGAACTCGGCGAGTACACCGTCAAGGTCACCGTCACGGACGCGGCCAACCAGGCCGAGGTCGCCAACACCTTCCAGCTCCAGACCGCCGGCTCGGACTTCGTCGCGTACGCCCCGACCCGCCTGCTGGACACCCGCAACGGCACCGGCGCGGTCCAGGGCAAGGTCGCCCCGTACGGCTCGACCCGGGTGAAGGTCGGAGGCAACGGCGGGATACCGGAGGGGGTCACCGCCGTCGCCCTCAACGTGACCGTCACCAACACCACCAGCGCCGGGCACATCACGGCGTTCGCGGAGGGCACCGAGCAGCCGACCACCTCGAACGTCAACTTCGAGGCGGGCCAGACCGTCCCGAACCTGGTGATCGTGCCCGTCGGCAAGAACGGCTACGTCGAGCTGGCCAACCGCGGCTCGCAGTCGGTCGACCTCATCGCGGACGTCACCGGCTACTTCACCCGGACCGAGGCCGGCGGCTACACCCCGGTCACCCCGGTCCGGTTCGTCGACACCCGCGAGGGCCTGGGCACCGCCCGCGGCCAGGTGCCCGGACAGCAGACCTTCGGCACCCGGATCGGCGGCCTGCGCGGTGTTCCGGAGGGCGTCACGGCCGTGGCGCTGAACGTGACGGTGACCAACCCGAGGGAGGCCGGCCACCTGTCCGTCTTCCCCGGCGGCGGCACCGTCCCGATCACGTCGAACGTGAACTTCACCGCGGGCCAGACCGTCGCCAACGCGGTGATCGTGCCCGTCGGAAAGGACGGCAGCATCAGCGTCCGCAACGGCGCCTGGGCCGGCACGGACGTGATCGTCGACGTCGTCGGCTACTACAGCCGCGACAGCAAGGCCTCCTACATGCCGATCACGTCGGTCCGGCTCCTCGACACCCGCGACCCCCGCTGGCCCCACGGCCCGATGCAGGGCCGCGGCTACGTCTGGCAGGCGCTCTCCGCGGACGAGCCCGGAATCGCCGGGTACGTGCTGAACACCACCGTCACCAACACCGCCGGCACCGGCTTCCTGTCGGTCGCCCCGGACCCGAACACGCGGGACCAGTACCGCAACGGCCAGCAGGTCTTCCCCGCGCGCCCCACCGCCTCGACCCTGAACTGGACGGCCGGCAAGACCGTCCCGAACCTGGTCCAGGCGGGCGCCGGGAACAACGGCATCGTCGACTTCTGGAACCAGGGCTGGGACAACGCCGACCTCGTCGTCGACATCTTCGGCTACTACGAGAGCAACTGA
- a CDS encoding alpha/beta hydrolase family protein, whose protein sequence is MTDPAAVERDAAEAASAFAHPAVAPDATAAYGQHPDHVVDFYAPRGESADPVPLVVVLHGGAWRAPYDRQHITPFADFLARRGFAVANVEYRRGSSLPHQNAEAPVAGRWPETFDDVAAAMDALPGLAATALPQADVRRVVVTGHSAGGHLALWAAARHVLPYGSPWRLTAPPMLRGVVALAPIADFAVAEELGVCGGASAQLLGGADHWEERLPSADPASLLPTGIATAVVQGRDDIVVPQQVSEAYVAAAAKAGEMVGLTLLDGVGHFPLIDPAADACAVVAEEISQLAW, encoded by the coding sequence ATGACGGACCCCGCCGCCGTGGAACGGGACGCCGCCGAGGCCGCCTCGGCCTTCGCGCATCCGGCGGTGGCCCCGGACGCCACGGCCGCGTACGGGCAACACCCCGACCACGTCGTCGACTTCTACGCCCCGCGCGGCGAGAGCGCGGACCCGGTGCCGCTGGTGGTGGTCCTGCACGGCGGAGCGTGGCGGGCGCCCTACGACCGGCAGCACATCACCCCCTTCGCGGACTTCCTGGCCCGGCGCGGTTTCGCCGTAGCCAACGTGGAGTACCGGCGTGGCAGTTCCCTGCCGCACCAGAACGCCGAGGCGCCGGTGGCCGGGCGCTGGCCGGAGACCTTCGACGACGTCGCCGCCGCGATGGACGCGCTTCCGGGCCTCGCCGCGACCGCCCTGCCGCAGGCCGACGTCCGCCGCGTGGTCGTCACCGGCCACTCGGCGGGCGGCCACCTCGCGCTGTGGGCCGCGGCCCGGCACGTCCTCCCGTACGGCTCCCCGTGGCGGCTGACCGCCCCGCCGATGCTGCGCGGGGTGGTGGCGCTGGCGCCGATCGCCGACTTCGCGGTGGCGGAGGAGCTGGGCGTGTGCGGCGGCGCGAGCGCGCAGCTGCTGGGCGGCGCGGACCACTGGGAGGAGCGGCTGCCGTCCGCCGACCCGGCGTCCCTGCTGCCGACGGGCATCGCCACAGCCGTAGTCCAGGGGCGGGACGACATCGTGGTGCCGCAGCAGGTGTCCGAGGCGTACGTGGCGGCGGCGGCCAAGGCGGGCGAGATGGTGGGGCTGACCCTGCTCGACGGCGTGGGCCACTTCCCGCTGATCGACCCGGCGGCGGACGCCTGCGCGGTCGTGGCGGAGGAGATCTCCCAGCTGGCCTGGTAG
- the kynU gene encoding kynureninase — protein sequence MSDTSTDRAPELSGRATEPPGGAADLPGGAADLRDRAAALDAADELAKLRERFVLPDGVVYLDGNSLGALPAGVAATTADVVARQWGELLIRSWEESGWWTAPERTGDKIAPLVGAAAGQVVVGDSTSVNLFKALVGAARLAAPGRTRMLVDAATFPTDGYIAQSAARLTGLTVVPVDPSHAAEAMDADTAVVLLNHVDYRTGRLHDLPALTAAARAAGAVTVWDLCHSAGALPVGLDAHGVDLAVGCTYKYLNGGPGAPAYLYIATRHQDAFDSPLPGWNGHADPFAMTPAYEAAPGASRARVGTPDILSMLALEAALDAWDGVCVEAVRAKSLALTDFFLECVAAYVPQGLVEPVTPAEHEHRGSQVSLRTGNAREVMGELISRGVIGDFRAPDVLRFGFTPLYVGFADVERAARTLGHIFG from the coding sequence ATGTCTGACACGTCCACGGACCGCGCCCCCGAGCTGTCCGGCCGTGCCACGGAGCCGCCGGGTGGCGCCGCCGACCTGCCGGGTGGCGCCGCCGACCTGCGTGACCGCGCCGCCGCCCTGGACGCCGCCGACGAGCTCGCGAAGCTGCGCGAGCGCTTCGTCCTGCCCGACGGAGTCGTCTACCTCGACGGCAACTCGCTCGGCGCACTCCCGGCCGGTGTCGCCGCCACCACCGCGGACGTCGTCGCCCGCCAGTGGGGCGAACTCCTGATCCGCTCGTGGGAGGAGAGCGGCTGGTGGACCGCGCCCGAGCGGACAGGCGACAAGATCGCCCCTCTGGTCGGCGCCGCCGCCGGCCAGGTGGTCGTCGGCGACTCCACCAGCGTCAACCTCTTCAAGGCCCTCGTCGGCGCCGCCCGCCTCGCGGCACCCGGCCGGACCAGGATGCTGGTCGACGCCGCCACCTTCCCCACCGACGGCTACATCGCCCAGTCGGCGGCCCGGCTGACCGGGCTGACCGTCGTCCCCGTCGATCCGTCGCACGCGGCGGAGGCGATGGACGCGGACACCGCCGTGGTCCTCCTCAACCACGTCGACTACCGCACCGGCCGCCTCCACGACCTGCCGGCCCTCACGGCGGCGGCCCGCGCCGCCGGCGCGGTCACCGTGTGGGACCTCTGCCACTCCGCGGGCGCCCTGCCCGTGGGCCTGGACGCGCACGGCGTCGACCTGGCGGTCGGCTGCACGTACAAGTACCTCAACGGAGGCCCCGGCGCCCCCGCGTACCTCTACATAGCCACCCGTCACCAGGACGCCTTCGACTCGCCCCTGCCCGGCTGGAACGGCCACGCGGATCCCTTCGCGATGACCCCGGCCTACGAGGCGGCGCCGGGCGCGAGCCGCGCTCGCGTCGGCACACCGGACATCCTGTCCATGCTGGCGCTGGAGGCGGCACTCGACGCCTGGGACGGCGTCTGTGTCGAGGCGGTGCGCGCCAAGTCCCTCGCCCTGACCGACTTCTTCCTCGAATGTGTGGCGGCGTACGTCCCGCAGGGCCTGGTCGAACCGGTCACCCCGGCCGAGCACGAGCACCGCGGCAGCCAGGTCTCGCTGCGCACCGGGAACGCCCGCGAGGTCATGGGTGAGCTCATCTCCCGGGGCGTCATCGGCGACTTCCGCGCACCGGACGTCCTTCGCTTCGGCTTCACCCCGCTCTACGTCGGATTCGCCGACGTGGAGCGCGCTGCGCGCACGCTGGGTCACATTTTCGGGTGA
- a CDS encoding tryptophan 2,3-dioxygenase family protein, producing MSNTLDASGVGGDTPNLDFDGTTPYEDYVQADVLTHLQQLRSDDPGEMVFLVTTQVMELWFTVIVHEWETAAKALREDRIPVAMDALKRSLRELEALNASWRPLAQLTPAQFNSYRGALGEGSGFQSAMYRRMEFLLGDKSASMLVPHRGAPRVHAELEKALQEPSLYDEVLRLLARRGLPVPESVLNRDLSLRYEASPEVEAVWTALYASPDENLDLHRLGEVLTDVAELVWRWRNDHLVATRRAMGAKTGTGGSAGVAWLEKRATKNVFPELWTARSHV from the coding sequence ATGTCGAACACCCTTGATGCCTCCGGAGTCGGCGGGGACACCCCGAACCTCGACTTCGACGGCACGACCCCGTACGAGGACTACGTCCAGGCGGACGTTCTCACCCACCTCCAGCAGCTCCGCTCGGACGACCCGGGCGAGATGGTCTTCCTGGTCACCACCCAGGTCATGGAGCTGTGGTTCACGGTCATCGTCCACGAGTGGGAAACCGCCGCGAAGGCTCTGCGCGAGGACCGCATCCCGGTCGCGATGGACGCGCTGAAACGTTCCCTTCGTGAGCTGGAGGCCCTCAACGCCTCCTGGCGCCCGCTCGCCCAGCTCACCCCGGCGCAGTTCAACTCCTACCGCGGCGCCCTCGGTGAGGGTTCCGGTTTCCAGTCGGCGATGTACCGCCGGATGGAGTTCCTGCTCGGCGACAAGTCGGCGTCCATGCTCGTCCCGCACCGGGGCGCGCCGCGCGTCCACGCGGAGCTGGAGAAGGCCCTCCAGGAGCCCAGCCTCTACGACGAGGTGCTGCGCCTGCTGGCCCGCCGCGGCCTTCCCGTCCCGGAGTCCGTACTGAACCGCGACCTGTCGCTGCGCTACGAGGCCTCTCCCGAGGTCGAAGCCGTCTGGACCGCCCTGTACGCCTCCCCGGACGAGAACCTGGACCTCCACCGCCTCGGCGAGGTCCTCACCGACGTCGCCGAGCTCGTCTGGCGCTGGCGCAACGACCACCTGGTCGCCACCCGCCGCGCGATGGGCGCGAAGACCGGCACCGGAGGCTCCGCCGGCGTGGCCTGGCTGGAGAAGCGCGCGACGAAGAACGTCTTCCCGGAGCTCTGGACGGCGCGCAGCCATGTCTGA
- a CDS encoding DUF3151 domain-containing protein, whose translation MSIHQNLLGGPAPTHLPDEPGREAIAAGTPAVEVAAAHPTSSLAWAVLADEAFAAGSTVESYAYARTGYHRGLDALRRAGWKGHGPVPWEHEPNRGFLRALHALARAAEAIGEKEEYERCTTFLRDSSQTAADTLSA comes from the coding sequence ATGTCCATTCACCAGAACCTCCTCGGGGGCCCCGCCCCCACCCACCTCCCCGACGAGCCCGGCCGGGAGGCCATCGCCGCCGGCACCCCGGCCGTCGAGGTCGCCGCCGCGCACCCCACCTCCTCCCTCGCCTGGGCGGTCCTCGCCGACGAGGCCTTCGCCGCCGGCAGCACGGTGGAGTCGTACGCCTACGCCCGTACGGGTTACCACCGCGGTCTCGACGCGCTGCGCCGCGCCGGGTGGAAGGGCCACGGCCCGGTCCCGTGGGAGCACGAGCCGAACCGTGGCTTCCTGCGCGCCCTGCACGCCCTGGCCCGCGCCGCCGAGGCGATCGGCGAGAAGGAGGAGTACGAGCGCTGCACGACCTTCCTGCGCGACTCGTCGCAGACGGCCGCGGACACGCTGAGCGCCTGA